A window from Pagrus major chromosome 4, Pma_NU_1.0 encodes these proteins:
- the traf6 gene encoding TNF receptor-associated factor 6, with the protein MACFDSSKGSLEENSYEGAVGGELSGCALAMQEKERESLLSPSESPGTYISSTSASFQAAVPPQGYDVEFDPPLESKYECPICLMALRNAIQTPCGHRFCKNCIEKSIRDTGQRCPVDNEMLSEDQLFPDNFAKREILSLTVRCPNSGCADKMELRHLENHLAYCQFATVPCPQCQQSVRKSHLEEHTTVECQRRPESCPDCVATFVFEERELHEQQCPFASVTCQYCEMDLIRDQMESHCDTDCPKAPIACNFSTFGCKERMQRHNLAQHMQEFTQMHMRYMAEFLRGLSLNGTTPKSLWAQGPSVSADDQGAAASVPACSGPRGAASCSGNNCAPSQPNEEMQRLREMDGRLVKQDHQLREVIILKETQAGQLAELRRRVSILEETVKELESQQCHGIFIWRLKGFSMHLRNQEAGQPVVEHSPGFYTGRPGYKLCLRLHLQTPNAPRCSNFISLFVHTMQGAFDGQLTWPFQGTIRLSILDQGPEGQHHTEVMETKPDLQAFQKPTIQRNPKGFGYVTFLHLHQLSQRSFVKDDTLLIRCEVTPRFDNMVHREGPPVQPRGPEASVSRD; encoded by the exons ATGGCTTGCTTTGACAGCAGTAAGGGGAGTCTGGAGGAGAACAGCTATGAAGGAGCTGTTGGTGGAGAGCTGTCCGGCTGTGCATTGGCAATGCAGGAAAAAGAACGGGAGTCCCTTCTCAGCCCTTCAGAGAGCCCTGGCACCTACATCAGCAGCACCTCTGCTAGTTTTCAAGCTGCTGTCCCTCCCCAGGGCTATGATGTGGAGTTTGACCCACCTCTCGAGAGTAAATATGAGTGCCCTATCTGTCTCATGGCTTTGAGGAATGCCATTCAAACACCCTGCGGTCACCGATTCTGCAAGAACTGCATCGAGAAATCCATTCG TGATACAGGACAAAGGTGCCCTGTGGACAATGAAATGCTGTCAGAGGACCAGCTGTTTCCTGATAACTTTGCCAAACGTGAAATTCTGTCACTAACTGTTCGATGTCCCAACTCTGGCTGTGCTGACAAAATGGAGCTCCGACATTTAGAG AATCATTTGGCTTACTGTCAGTTTGCCACTGTGCCTTGCCCACAATGCCAACAGTCTGTGAGGAAGAGCCACCTAGAGGAGCACACAACTGTTGAGTGCCAAAGGAGACCTGAGTCGTGCCCAGATTGTGTGGCAACCTTTGTTTTTGAGGAGAGAGAG CTCCATGAACAACAGTGTCCCTTTGCCAGCGTGACATGCCAGTACTGTGAGATGGATCTGATCAGAGACCAG ATGGAATCTCATTGTGATACAGATTGTCCAAAAGCACCCATTGCCTGTAACTTTAGCACCTTTGGATGTAAGGAACGG ATGCAGCGCCACAACCTGGCTCAGCACATGCAGGAGTTCACGCAGATGCATATGCGCTACATGGCGGAGTTCTTGCGTGGCCTTTCCCTCAATGGCACCACACCCAAATCCCTGTGGGCGCAAGGACCTTCTGTTTCCGCTGACGATCAAGGAGCGGCAGCATCAGTACCAGCTTGTAGTGGACCCAGAGGAGCTGCGAGCTGCAGCGGCAACAACTGTGCCCCAAGTCAGCCTAACGAGGAGATGCAGAGGCTCAGGGAGATGGATGGACGATTGGTAAAGCAAGATCACCAGCTGCGTGAGGTCatcattttaaaggaaacaCAG GCTGGCCAGCTTGCAGAACTTAGACGTAGGGTTTCGATTCTagaggagacagtgaaggagcTGGAGTCCCAGCAGTGTCACGGTATCTTCATCTGGCGCCTCAAAGGTTTCTCTATGCACCTGCGGAACCAAGAAGCAGGTCAGCCAGTGGTTGAGCACAGCCCCGGCTTCTACACAGGTCGTCCGGGCTATAAGCTGTGCCTACGCTTACACCTGCAGACCCCCAATGCCCCGCGCTGCTCCAACTTTATCTCCCTCTTCGTCCACACCATGCAAGGAGCTTTTGATGGGCAGCTGACCTGGCCGTTCCAGGGCACCATCCGCCTTTCCATCCTAGACCAGGGCCCTGAAGGTCAGCACCACACCGAAGTGATGGAGACTAAACCAGATCTGCAAGCCTTCCAGAAGCCCACCATCCAGCGCAACCCCAAAGGATTCGGCTACGTCACCTTTCTGCATCTGCATCAGCTGAGTCAGAGATCCTTTGTTAAAGATGATACTCTACTTATCCGCTGTGAGGTGACTCCACGTTTTGACAATATGGTTCACCGTGAGGGACCACCAGTGCAGCCTAGAGGACCTGAGGCCTCAGTTTCAAGGGACTAA
- the ttc17 gene encoding tetratricopeptide repeat protein 17, translated as MADLRKICPESLPCRVNYSRKPSFQGKLFILLCILIVDSGGATTHWVVTEDGKIQQQVHSPLNLKHPHDVVIFMRQDARVNYLKKLEKQLVAQKIHIEENEDRDTGLEQRHYKEDPDCVMAKVPLGDLDLYDGTYISLESKDISPEDYVDSRSAMPPDLEKPDCAKVFELPYSIHAFQHLRGVQERANLTSPLLSKEDPIFSSLSNKLGRSVDEVGHRIHQGLMRNSSSWVLYNMASFYWRMKNEPQKAVDCVVRALHFSPRQQKDVALVNMANILHRAHFSADAAILAHAALDLTSDLFTSHYTLGNIYAMLGEYNHSVLCYEQALQAQPGFEQALRRKHAVLCQQKLEQRLEAQHRSLQRTLNELKEYQKQHDHYLHQQEALDKYKLLQEEQILRNIIHETQMAKEAQLGNHQMCRLGQQQRSLYCPFDLPVRYHRGDLFEHVQFVQFGEEVSVASSVALVSERNSNQTSASPPLHPSVSGDQDPAAALWGSHQDYTQDVQKMLWPQRSDCAHEYPSVPPAHLLPTYYLSPETQGLSPVATLLYGSSSPPQTVELPNCGPVPQPYPTLLPASLDWPLEEKELPDSSASQILLSRSGGWTLEQIGSRIAQAMKQATVPRWQVHNEAALFWRAKGNGSHALQCLRQVLSSAPPSHRQLSHTNAANLLLHHGLTTQAQTLLEQALAVNASEPHTLFSLVSLQLAQGNVTGALALFRHILVTALSSSSSFSSLAGCKQCRTSLPLLRCLQFYPFLYNLSQRQPCSEGAACMAEEDLGIQLEEWDGSEEKQDAPAISAIEDSLLFEKVILDSNGSGEAAGQQQASPSASATAKMATPFGGGGVEGEEEWQLKEDLMGAFEGALDVGGKRGDLRGIRVLKNDRVMGARAGGGPCFGNCEDDDGAEWITFQVKRVRKAKVDGTDSVASSDDSQNGESPPGGHSVLEISGPTIPSPGPSGRWKDYTSLGWPGPEECQRTRRVDLTTVASTWLAVSAKNIDITEHIDFATPLQEPAAEPLCNANLAASMHTLDHLAGVANRAAIHYTGESQLREVLQNLGKDKFSPQSFEQVGTRIAKVLEKNQTSWVLSSMAALYWRVKGQGKRAIDCLRQALNYAPHHMKDVPLISLANIFQNARIWEDALTVARMAVEIAPHFVVNHFTLANVYITMEEFEKAMHWYESTLKLQPEFAPAKDRLRTIQCYLLTKRERRQP; from the exons ATGGCGGACCTCAGGAAAATCTGTCCTGAGTCTTTGCCCTGTCGTGTCAACTATTCGCGAAAACCGTCATTTCAGGGGAAGCTTTTCATCCTTCTTTGCATACTTATAGTGGACTCCGGAGGAGCTACGACCCATTGGGTTGTCACAGAGGATGGGAAAATCCAACAACAA GTTCACTCACCTTTGAATCTGAAGCATCCACATGACGTTGTGATCTTCATGAGGCAAGATGCTCGCGTTAACTACCTCAAGAAGCTGGAG AAGCAGCTCGTGGCACAGAAGATTCATATTGAGGAGAatgaggacagagacacagggCTGGAGCAGAGACACTACAAAGAGGATCCAGACTGTGTCATGGCTAAGGTACCACTGGGAGACCTGGACCTGTATGATGGTACTTATATCTCTTTGGAAAGCAAAGACATCAG CCCTGAAGATTATGTGGACTCCCGGTCAGCTATGCCCCCAGATCTAGAAAAGCCTGACTGTGCGAAAGTGTTTGAACTACCTTATAGTATCCATGCTTTCCAGCATCTCAGG GGTGTGCAAGAGAGAGCAAACTTGACCTCCCCACTGCTTTCTAAGGAGGATCCAATTTTTAGTTCGTTGTCTAATAAGCTGGGCCGCAGTGTTGATGAGGTGGGCCATCGCATCCATCAAGGGCTAATGAGG AACTCATCATCCTGGGTGCTGTACAACATGGCGTCATTTTACTGGCGTATGAAGAATGAGCCTCAGAAGGCCGTGGACTGTGTAGTGCGTGCTTTACATTTCTCCCCAAG GCAGCAGAAGGATGTAGCCCTGGTCAACATGGCCAACATCCTCCACCGTGCGCACTTCTCAGCAGATGCTGCTATTCTTGCCCACGCTGCCCTGGACCTTACCTCTGATTTGTTCACCAGCCACTACACCTTAGGCAACATTTATGCT ATGCTTGGGGAATACAACCACTCAGTGCTGTGTTATGAGCAGGCACTGCAGGCCCAGCCAGGCTTCGAGCAGGCCCTGAGGAGGAAACATGCTGTGCTCTGTCAGCAAAAGTTGGAGCAGCGTCTGGAAGCTCAGCATAG ATCCCTGCAGAGGACACTGAATGAGCTGAAGGAGTACCAGAAGCAGCATGACCACTACCTTCACCAGCAGGAGGCACTGGACAAATACAAGCTGCTGCAGGAAGAACAGATCCTGCGCAACATTATCCATGAGACCCAGATGGCCAAGGAAGCCCAACTTG GGAACCATCAGATGTGTCGGCTGGGTCAGCAGCAGCGCAGCCTCTACTGCCCCTTTGACCTGCCTGTGCGTTATCACCGTGGTGATCTGTTTGAACATGTCCAGTTTGTCCAA TTTGGGGAGGAGGTATCGGTGGCATCCAGTGTGGCACTTGTGTCAGAGCGCAACTCAAACCAGACATCAGCCAGCCCCCCGCTCCATCCCTCTGTGTCTGGAGACCAAGAccctgctgctgccctctgGGGCAGCCATCAGGATTACACACAG GACGTACAGAAGATGTTGTGGCCTCAGAGGAGTGACTGTGCCCATGAGTACCCAAGTGTCCCCCCTGCCCACCTGCTGCCAACCTACTACCTTTCACCTGAAACACAGGGCCTCAG CCCAGTGGCAACTCTTCTCTATGGGAGCAGCAGTCCTCCTCAGACGGTAGAACTCCCAAACTGTGGTCCTGTCCCCCAACCATACCCAACCCTCCTGCCTGCCTCACTAGACTGGCCTCTGGAGGAAAAGGAGCTGCCAGATTCTTCTGCCTCCCAG ATACTGCTATCACGTAGTGGAGGATGGACGCTGGAGCAGATTGGCTCCAGAATAGCTCAGGCTATGAAACAA GCCACTGTACCCCGCTGGCAGGTCCACAACGAGGCAGCTCTCTTCTGGCGGGCCAAAGGCAATGGCAGCCATGCCCTGCAGTGCCTGCGCCAAGTGTTGAGCTCAGCCCCGCCTTCCCACCGCCAATTGTCCCACACCAACGCTGCTAACCTGCTGCTACACCACGGCTTGACCACCCAAGCACAAACACTACTGGAACAAGCATTGGCTGTCAATGCATCGGAG CCCCACACCCTATTCAGCCTGGTGAGTCTGCAGTTGGCCCAGGGCAATGTGACAGGTGCTCTGGCCTTGTTCCGCCACATCCTGGTGACGgccctttcctcctcctcttccttctcatCCCTTGCTGGCTGTAAACAGTGTCGCACCAGTCTACCTCTGCTGCGTTGTCTGCAGTTCTACCCCTTCCTTTACAATCTGTCACAGCGACAGCCCTGCTCAG AGGGTGCTGCTTGCATGGCTGAGGAGGACCTTGGTATACAGCTGGAGGAATGGGACGGCAGCGAAGAGAAACAGGATGCACCAGCCATTTCTGCCATTGAGGACTCCTTGCTCTTTGAGA AGGTCATCTTGGACAGTAACGGGTCAGGTGAGGCAGCTGGACAGCAGCAGgcctctccctctgcctcagCAACCGCTAAAATGGCCACCCCATTTGGAGGTGGAGGAGtagaaggggaggaggagtggcAGCTGAAGGAGGACCTGATGGGAGCTTTTGAGGGCGCTCTGGATGTTGGAGGCAAACGAGGGGACCTGCGAGGTATCCGAGTGTTGAAGAATGACCGTGTTATGGGTGCCCGTGCTGGAGGTGGGCCCTGCTTTGGAAACTGTGAGGATGACGACGGCGCTGAATGG ATCACCTTCCAGGTAAAGCGGGTCAGGAAGGCAAAGGTGGATGGGACAGACAGTGTTGCCAGCTCTGATGACAGCCAGAACGGGGAGTCTCCGCCTGGAGGACACTCTGTCTTGGAGATAAGCGGGCCAACTATCCCATCACCTGGCCCTTCAG GTCGCTGGAAGGACTACACAAGTCTTGGCTGGCCAGGGCCAGAGGAGTGCCAGCGAACACGCAGGGTCGACCTCACCACTGTAGCCAGCACCTGGTTGGCTGTTTCTGCTAAGAACATTGA taTCACAGAGCACATAGACTTTGCCACTCCACTCCAGGAGCCAGCCGCTGAACCTTTATGCAATGCCAACCTAGCAGCCAGTATGCACACCCTCGACCACCTGGCAGGGGTGGCCAATCGTGCCGCCATTCACTACACTGGAGAGAGTCAACTGCGTGAG GTCCTGCAGAACCTCGGCAAAGATAAGTTCTCTCCTCAGTCTTTTGAGCAGGTGGGCACACGCATCGCTAAAGTACTGGAGAAG AATCAGACATCATGGGTGTTATCCAGCATGGCTGCACTGTACTGGAGGGTGAAGGGTCAGGGCAAGAGAGCCATCGACTGCCTTCGACAGGCCCTCAACTACGCTCCCCATCACATGAAG GATGTGCCCCTCATCAGCTTGGCCAACATCTTCCAGAACGCTCGGATATGGGAGGACGCTCTTACAGTCGCCCGCATGGCAGTAGAAATCGCCCCGCACTTTGTCGTGAACCACTTTACCCTTGCCAACGTTTATATAACAATG GAGGAGTTTGAGAAAGCTATGCACTGGTACGAGTCTACTTTGAAGCTGCAGCCAGAGTTCGCCCCTGCCAAAGATCGACTAAGAACGATTCAGTGTTACCTGCTCACCAAGAGGGAACGCCGTCAGCCCTGA